A single genomic interval of Dysidea avara chromosome 6, odDysAvar1.4, whole genome shotgun sequence harbors:
- the LOC136259261 gene encoding cadherin-23-like — MDILDEGLESLIFNSSFTLGINLTSGTQSRSYNITFSDQQGSLAMYTEVLKSARYNNSALEPNATTNRTVVFAVSDGQLISPPAVTTIAIQLLDDNQPQFFNSEYSARIEENSSNGTFVAQLNAFDSDVGDNFIYVLESNNVFVISPETGVVTTLGSVDRESVEFYTLAVFLARPGSPLNFFNDQAILNITILDINDNAPIFSEDIYLIEIGENVEISSIIFTVNATDTDAGVNAEIQYSITTNTEMFMINSTTGDVILTQTLDREIDDTYSIIIVGEDQGQPSMSSQTTLQISVTDINDSPPAFLQASYVFPILETVQISSIVGQVIATDPDSGLNSILVYSILEGNINESFSINGSSGFIETANLLNFEITPRYDLTVSASDQGVPPLNVTVLVVILVISEDSTLPMFLQPSYQAMVFENITVDTVVLQVQANDPVTNTSDTLVYSFQDPTIIAFTIDPIDGNITVNRSLDREDQGLYQFEVIATDVQDPTRLGFAQITIEVLDSNDFAPVFDQLVYNFMVEEGGTSGTVVGMVLARDERDIGSNSVIIDYAIEELDVPFTINSLGAVIAESVANRENVSFYEFNITAIDGGFPMLSGNAIVRITVSDINDNSPVFDQSIIIEEVPENASLGYSVVTVSATDADEGNNGTVEYTLIDGSPFTINQMTGVITLQEMLDYESISQYSITVVAEDLGNPQLNSTLLLIVNVLNIDDTAPAFDVNQYNFRISENSSLSSEVGIVTAVDVDSSEISYEIISGNTQSHFSIDMTGVISVQQFLDRENVSEYTLTVVASSRDHTGNVLSSSAFVLVIVTDVNDNAPEFINDPYEFSIPENATIGTVVGRFTVIDHDAGFNSLITAMLEDELFAISGSAVVVSSSLDRETQNSYTLELQAEDAGDPSLSSSTQAFINVTDINDNAPVFSQDLYTVMVADNSTNGTVIFTAMASDADEGLNAILYTFDDVTLSTFSIDLVTGEVILSGQLDAEIISSYDIIIIASDGMLSSNTTLHIQVGNLDDSPVQFTDAHYIAAVGENSPVGSPVTQVVAEDPDITQLTTTYGLVNENLLPFQIDAMSGHITVSGVLDREETPEYIVTVTASNVPQFTATAIVIINVFDVSDEPPRFSFSNGS, encoded by the exons ATGGATATTTTAGATGAAGGACTGGAATCTCTTATCTTTAATAGTTCATTCACACTGGGAATTAATCTTACTTCAGGTACTCAATCTCGTTCGTATAATATAACATTTTCTGACCAGCAAGGATCCTTAGCAATGTATACTGAGGTACTGAAATCAGCTAGGTACAACAACTCAGCCTTGGAGCCCAATGCTACTACTAACCGTACTGTAGTCTTTGCTGTGTCTGATGGACAACTGATTAGCCCTCCTGCTGTTACTACTATTGCTATCCAGTTGCTTGATGATAATCAGCCACAATTCTTTAATAGTGAATATTCAGCTAGGATAGAGGAGAATTCAAGCAATGGAACGTTTGTTGCACAGTTGAATGCCTTTGATTCTGATGTTGGGGACAACTTTATTTATGTTCTAGAATCCAATAATGTTTTTGTAATCTCACCTGAAACTGGAGTTGTTACTACTCTTGGCAGTGTCGATCGTGAGAGTGtagaattttatacacttgCAGTGTTTCTTGCCAGACCAGGTTCTCCACTTAACTTCTTCAATGACCAAGCTATACTTAACATTACCATCTTAGATATCAATGATAATGCTCCAATATTTTCAGAAGATATTTATTTAATAGAAATAGGTGAAAATGTTGAGATCAGTTCAATAATTTTTACAGTCAATGCGACAGATACTGATGCTGGTGTAAATGCAGAAATACAATACTCAATCACAACTAATACTGAGATGTTTATGATTAATTCAACCACAGGTGATGTTATTCTCACCCAAACTTTGGATCGGGAAATTGATGATACCTATAGCATTATCATAGTTGGTGAAGATCAAGGGCAACCATCAATGAGTAGTCAAACCACTCTACAAATCAGTGTGACTGATATTAATGACTCTCCTCCAGCATTCTTGCAGGCATCATATGTTTTCCCTATCTTAGAGACTGTACAAATTAGTAGTATTGTAGGTCAAGTAATTGCGACTGACCCAGACTCTGGTTTAAACTCAATCCTAGTATATTCAATTCTGGAAGGAAACATTAATGAATCATTTAGCATCAATGGTAGCTCAGGTTTTATTGAAACAGCAAATCTACTTAACTTTGAAATAACTCCTCGATATGACCTGACAGTTTCAGCATCAGATCAAGGAGTTCCACCACTGAATGTCACAGTATTAGTTGTAATACTGGTTATAAGTGAGGATTCAACATTGCCTATGTTTTTACAACCTTCTTACCAAGCAATGGTATTTGAAAATATCACGGTTGATACTGTAGTGTTGCAAGTTCAAGCCAATGATCCAGTCACTAATACTTCTGATACACTTGTGTACTCCTTTCAGGATCCAACTATTATAGCCTTTACCATTGATCCTATTGATGGTAATATCACTGTCAATAGGAGCCTAGATAGAGAAGATCAAGGTTTATATCAGTTTGAAGTAATTGCAACAGACGTGCAAGACCCTACAAGGTTGGGCTTTGCACAAATCACTATTGAGGTTTTAGATTCCAATGACTTTGCTCCAGTGTTTGATCAACTTGTATACAATTTTATGGTAGAAGAGGGAGGCACATCTGGTACTGTAGTAGGCATGGTGCTGGCTAGAGATGAAAGAGATATTGGATCAAACAGTGTTATCATTGATTATGCCATTGAAGAACTAGATGTTCCCTTTACCATTAATTCTTTAGGTGCAGTTATTGCTGAATCAGTTGCCAACAGAGAAAATGTAAGTTTTTATGAATTTAACATCACAGCTATTGATGGAGGTTTTCCAATGTTATCTGGTAATGCTATTGTGAGGATCACTGTGTCAGACATCAATGACAATTCTCCAGTGTTTGACCAAAGTATCATCATTGAAGAAGTACCAGAAAACGCTTCACTTGGTTATTCAGTAGTAACAGTCTCAGCTACTGATGCTGATGAAGGTAATAATGGAACAGTCGAATACACATTGATAGATGGTTCTCCATTCACCATCAACCAGATGACTGGGGTTATCACCCTACAAGAAATGCTAGACTATGAATCAATTAGTCAGTACAGCATCACTGTTGTGGCTGAAGACTTGGGAAACCCTCAACTTAATTCCACCCTTCTCTTGATCGTTAATGTTCTGAATATAGATGACACAGCTCCAGCATTTGATGTAAATCAGTATAACTTTCGCATCAGTGAAAATTCTTCCTTATCCAGTGAAGTTGGCATAGTGACTGCAGTTGATGTTGACAGCTCAGAGATTTCATATGAAATCATTAGTGGTAATACACAGTCTCACTTCTCTATTGACATGACCGGAGTGATATCAGTACAACAATTTTTAGATAGAGAAAACGTATCTGAATATACTTtaactgtagtggcatcaagtcGTGATCATACAGGTAATGTTTTATCCAGCTCAGCatttgttttagttatagttactgatGTGAATGATAATGCTCCAGAGTTTATCAATGATCCATATGAATTTTCAATACCAGAGAATGCAACTATTGGAACAGTTGTTGGTAGGTTTACAGTCATTGATCATGATGCTGGATTTAATTCCCTGATAACTGCGATGCTAGAAGATGAGCTATTTGCAATATCTGGTTCTGCAGTGGTTGTCAGCAGTAGTTTGGATCGTGAAACACAAAACAGCTACACGCTAGAACTTCAGGCAGAAGATGCTGGTGATccttcattgtcatcatctaCTCAAGCATTTATCAATGTCACTGACATCAATGACAATGCTCCAGTCTTTTCTCAAGACTTATATACTGTTATGGTAGCAGACAACAGCACAAACGGCACTGTAATATTTACAGCTATGGCATCTGATGCTGATGAGGGGCTAAATGCTATCTTGTATACATTTGATGATGTAACACTGTCTACATTTAGTATTGATTTGGTAACAGGTGAAGTCATTCTGTCTGGTCAACTAGATGCTGAAATTATATCCTCTTATGACATTATCATCATTGCATCAGATGGGATGCTATCATCTAATACAACTCTTCATATTCAAGTTGGTAACCTTGATGATTCTCCAGTTCAGTTTACTGATGCACACTATATAGCTGCAGTGGGAGAGAACTCCCCAGTTGGTTCTCCAGTGACACAAGTAGTTGCAGAAGACCCTGACATCACACAACTAACCACTACTTATGGATTAGTAAATGAGAACTTGcttccatttcaaattgatgcAATGAGTGGACATATTACTGTGTCAGGTGTATTAGACAGAGAAGAAACACCTGAATATATTGTCACAGTTACTGCTAGTAATGTTCCACAGTTTACTGCTACTGCTATTGTCATTATCAATGTCTTTGATGTAAGCGATGAGCCTCCTAG gttcagtttcagcaatggatCCTGA